The Coffea arabica cultivar ET-39 chromosome 1e, Coffea Arabica ET-39 HiFi, whole genome shotgun sequence genome has a window encoding:
- the LOC113708595 gene encoding L-ascorbate peroxidase, cytosolic, protein MGKSYPTVSAEYLKALDKAKRKLRGLIAEKNCAPLMLRLAWHSAGTYDQGSKTGGPFGTMRLKAEQGHGANNGIDIAIRLVEPIKEQFPTLSYADFYQLAGVVAVEVTGGPDIPFHPGRQDKTEPPVEGRLPDATKGCDHLRDVFVKQMGLSDQDIVALSGGHTLGRCHKERSGFEGPWTASPLIFDNSYFTELLSGDKEGLLQLPSDKALLSDPAFRPLVEKYAADEDAFFADYAVAHQKLSELGFAEA, encoded by the exons ATGGGCAAGTCATACCCAACCGTGAGTGCAGAGTACTTGAAGGCACTTGACAAAGCCAAGAGGAAGCTCAGAGGCCTCATCGCCGAGAAGAACTGTGCTCCTTTAATGCTTCGTCTTGC ATGGCACTCTGCTGGTACTTATGACCAGGGCTCAAAGACTGGAGGTCCTTTTGGAACCATGAGGTTGAAGGCAGAGCAAGGTCATGGTGCCAACAATGGTATTGACATCGCTATTAGACTCGTGGAGCCCATCAAAGAGCAATTCCCTACTCTTTCTTATGCTGACTTTTATCAG CTAGCTGGTGTCGTCGCTGTCGAAGTTACCGGAGGACCTGATATTCCATTCCACCCAGGAAGACAG GATAAGACGGAGCCACCAGTCGAAGGTCGTCTCCCTGATGCTACTAAGG GTTGCGACCATTTGAGGGATGTTTTTGTGAAACAAATGGGTCTCTCTGACCAGGATATTGTTGCTCTTTCTGGTGGCCACACCTTG GGAAGATGCCACAAGGAGCGCTCTGGATTTGAGGGCCCGTGGACAGCTAGCCCCCTTATCTTTGACAACTCCTACTTTAC GGAGCTTCTGAGTGGGGATAAAGAAGGACTTCTGCAGCTGCCTTCAGACAAGGCTCTTCTCAGTGATCCTGCCTTCCGCCCACTAGTTGAGAAATATGCTGCG GACGAAGATGCTTTTTTTGCTGATTATGCAGTTGCTCACCAGAAACTTTCTGAGTTGGG ATTTGCTGAAGCATGA
- the LOC113708588 gene encoding mitogen-activated protein kinase 3, whose protein sequence is MADYNMSGSQFPEFPAVFTNGGQFVQYNIFGNLFEVTSKYRPPIMPIGRGAYGIVCSVLNSETNEMVAVKKIANAFDNYMDAKRTLREIKLLRHLDHENVIAIRDVIPPPLRREFSDVYIATELMDTDLHQIIRSNQSLSEEHSQYFLYQVLRGLKYIHSAKVIHRDLKPSNLLVNANCDLKIIDFGLARPNMENEVMTEYVVTRWYRAPELLLNSSDYTAAIDVWSVGCIFMELMNRKPLFPGKDHVNQMRLLTELLGTPTDADLGFVRHEEAKRYIRQLPRFPRQQLSKVFPHVNPLAIDLVDKMLTFDPAKRITVEEALAHPYLARLHDIADEPVCSKPFSFDFEHQAIGEEQIKDMIYQEAVALNPEHA, encoded by the exons atggcaGACTATAACATGTCCGGAAGTCAGTTCCCCGAATTTCCAGCGGTTTTTACCAACGGCGGGCAGTTTGTTCAGTACAACATCTTTGGAAACCTGTTTGAGGTCACCTCTAAGTACCGCCCTCCGATCATGCCTATTGGCCGGGGAGCTTATGGAATCGTCTG CTCGGTTTTGAATTCGGAGACGAATGAGATGGTGGCTGTAAAGAAGATTGCCAATGCTTTCGATAATTACATGGACGCCAAACGTACTCTCCGGGAAATCAAGCTTCTTCGCCATTTGGATCATGAAAAT GTAATCGCCATAAGAGATGTGATTCCTCCGCCCTTGAGGAGGGAGTTTTCTGATGTCTACATAGCCACAGAGCTCATGGACACTGACCTTCACCAAATTATTCGATCCAATCAATCTTTGTCCGAAGAGCATTCTCAG TATTTCTTGTATCAGGTCCTTCGAGGCCTGAAATATATACACTCTGCAAAAGTAATTCATAGGGATCTTAAACCAAGCAACCTTTTGGTGAATGCAAATTGTGATCTTAAGATCATTGATTTTGGTCTTGCCCGCCCAAACATGGAAAATGAAGTCATGACAGAGTATGTTGTGACTAGATGGTACCGGGCACCTGAGCTGCTCCTAAATTCATCAGATTATACTGCCGCAATTGATGTCTGGTCAGTGGGTTGCATCTTCATGGAGCTTATGAACAGAAAACCATTGTTTCCTGGAAAAGATCATGTCAACCAAATGCGCTTATTGACTGAG CTTCTAGGAACACCCACTGATGCTGATCTTGGCTTTGTACGACACGAGGAAGCAAAAAGATATATCCGGCAACTGCCACGTTTTCCTCGGCAGCAGCTCTCTAAAGTGTTCCCGCATGTGAATCCATTAGCCATTGATCTTGTTGATAAAATGTTGACATTTGATCCAGCTAAAAGAATTACAG TTGAAGAAGCACTTGCACATCCCTACCTTGCAAGATTACATGACATAGCTGATGAACCTGTCTGCTCAAagccattttcttttgatttcgaGCATCAAGCTATAGGAGAGGAGCAGATAAAAGATATGATTTACCAGGAGGCTGTGGCACTGAATCCAGAGCATGCATAA